The sequence GATACACACTTTTTCCTAATAAAAATGGCCGTGgtctttaaagaaattttcatagaaagaGTGTGTATAGAGTCTTGATAGGCCTAGATGTAAATGCAATGTCAAAGAGGAAAGTTTCGCAGGGCTAGTTTGAAGGAAACCCAATGCAACTGGGCTCAAAATATATAGTGTAAGAAGCCCAATACTCAATTCAGTTCCATCTGATCTTGAGGGAGTTCCAAAAAGGAAATGAAGAAAATGGACTCGGAGTTTTTCTGAACACAATTAATTTGGGCTTGATCCGTGAGTAATTCGACAAAGCCCTAGATTAACAAATGAATagataaaagattaatttggaaaaagaaaataataatttataaaatccatagtCCGAGCGTATTGAAACTTAAATAAGGAATTCAGAATTACCGAGGGACTGAAGCTTCTAATCCGTTTTGCACGCTGCTTCGCCTTTAAAAAAAGTTCCAAAGCACATAAATCAAGAAAGAgggaaattaataaacaataccataaattaaatttagtttataatattatgGGACCAAGGAATTTGACAATGCAATAATTTTTAgattaaaactaataataataataataataaagaaaacagaTGCGAAATTTACGCCACTGATCTACACACATTGACATCCTCTCAATCTCATATCTTCTAACGGATTCACATTTAAGACTCTTacccacttttattttttattttacaaaacacATCGATTAAAGAGAAGTCATTGCAAAGAGAATTTATAAACTTCTCTGGTTAATGAGTAGGTGGATTTTCGTTTTGGGTATTTAAAGACTTGTTGCTAAACAACAATGCTTTttggttttaagttttttaaCCCATTTTTAGCCACCTTCATTCttcttcactttttatttatttatataatatatgccaTTGATATTGGTCTGCATTTAGGTTATATTTTTATCcacaaaatattgttttcaaaaatatggATTATGACATATTGAAATCTCACATTACAAAactataaataatcaaatacttTGAAATGTCATGTGTTTCCATAAACATTTGagataaagtatttttttttcccccccaccCCAAAGAGCTATTAACAAGAAGTTTACTTTTATAAAACCTTGTTcgttttctgaaaaaaaaaatagttttttttttcttttgagtaAATGTTGGTATTTATCATAAAGAATGTTCGTTttctacttttgtttttatagaaaaacaaaaattgaagcttttatttatttattttttttatgtgtattTCATTGTCAACaataaattatgtaattttgtttttattaaaagaaaagaaaataaaaatgaagagaatGGATGGTAAAGGTTTTTGAAGAAGGAAGCCACGGTGGAAAGGAAAGAGACAATAAATGGCCACGTGGACAACACATAGGACTAAGCTTTTTTGACCGGATATTGAATCCCAGAGCCACGTACCAACACCAACCCCATAAAAAGGCAGTAAAAGACTGCTACACCCTCCCACCACCTCTGAGCCTCagagctctctctttctctctctctctctctcttccttctttCTCACTCTTTCTCTGTTTTCGGCATTGGAAGCTTTTAAATGCTTCTTTTTagtctctctctgtctcttaaACCAAAAACCCactatttttattcttgtatAGCTACCGGACCAACCCACACTCTCTGACACTCCCTGActttcttctttcctttgttTAATGCCTTCTCTTCCTACCTAGGGTTCCACTTCCTTagctatctctctctctctctctctctctctctctctcttcccccccgCTGTCTCCCGCTCGCTCCGGCTATTTTCCGGCGAACTTTTCGCTTCCAAACCCACGATCTCCCCGCTGACCTTTTGGATTCCGACACGAGCTCTGTTTTTGTTCTAACTTGACTTTATTGGATCTTGGGTACTCCAAGTTTGTGTTTTTGGACCTCTAGTTTTTGCTCCTCTGCCTTAAAGAACGTTCAAAAAGGGTTCTTTTTGTTGCTTTCTTAAGTGTTAATGTGAGCTTGGTTATGGTGCtttgttctttaattttgtagttttgTGTTTGTTAGTGtttcttttgtatttgtttgaaaaaacagagggaaaaaaaaaaaaaaaaaaagagaggaaaaaaaaaaaaagctgtggGTATTGCTGGGTATTGCTTTACTTTTGTTCCATTTTCAGTTCAGACTTGCACAGAGCTTTTTCTCTGCTCTcggttttttgtttgtttgtgtttggctttttaaatattgataacttcttttcttttttctgggcTTTGGATTCTCTTCTGTGTCCTTTCATACTAGCTTCACTTCCTCAGCTTCTTGTGAGGTGTGAGGTGACTCTTCCATGGCGgcctaacatttttttttctgttaaaaaaaaaaaaaataatctactTGAAAAAATGCCATTAAAGctattcctttttcttcttcttgttcctaCTCTCATACATTCTTTGGACCCAGTTTTGAACGAAGATGTTCTGGGGTTGATCGTATTCAAAGCTGGCCTTCAGGACCCAGAAGGCAAACTCAGTTCCTGGAATGAAGACGATAACAATCCCTGCGATTGGTGCGGCGTCAAATGCAACCCTCGAACCAACCGAGTTACAGAGCTTGCCCTTGACAGCTTCTCGCTTTCTGGACATATAGACAAAGGCCTCCTGAAATTGCAGTTCCTTCAGATACTATCCCTATCCCGGAACAACTTAACGGGGACGATAAATCCTGATATTGCTCACATTGGGAGTTTAACAATTGTTGATTTGAGCGAAAACAGCCTCTCCGGGCCAATCCCAGATGAGTTTTTTCAGCAATGTGGTTCCTTGAGAAGAGTTTCGTTTGCTGGGAACAACATCACGGGTCAGATTCCTGAATCTTTGAGCTCTTGCTTCTCTTTGACGGCTGTGAATTTTTCTTCTAATCAGCTCTCTGGGAAACTACCATCTGGGATATGGTATTTGAGGGGGCTTCGACTGCTTGACCTTTCTGATAATTTGTTGGATGGAGAAATTCCTCAAGGTATTGAAAATTTGTATGATCTGAGGATAATTAGTTTAAGGAAAAATCGATTCTCTGGGAGTCTTCCTGAGAATATTGGAAGTTGTTTGCATTTGAAGTCGGTTGATTTCAGTGAGAACTTTCTTTCTGGAACGCTTCCGGAGTCAATGCAGAGCCTTAGTTCATGCTCTTCTCTGAGCTTAGGAGGTAACTCTTTCGCTGGTGAAGCTCCGTACTGGATTGGAGATTTGAGAAACCTTGAGGAATTAGATCTCTCTGCCAATAACTTTTCTGGGCAAATTCCAAATTCTATTGGAAATCTTCAGTTGCTGCAGAAGTTGAATTTGTCCATAAATGGGTTTGGTGGGAAGTTGCCAGAGTCGATGACTAATTGCATAAACTTGTTGGCTCTTGATGTTAGCCACAATCTGTTGGTGGGTGCTATTCCTTCATGGATTTTTAAGCAGGATTTAAGAAGTGCTTCACTATTTGAAAACAAACTAACCGAAGGGGAAGATCCATGGCTTACATCAACAGGGACAGACTCTCATGGAGGTCTTCAATTTTTGGATTTGTCTGCAAATGGGTTTTCTGGTGAACTTCCTTCAGATATTGGGGTTCTTAGTAGCTTGCAAGTCTTGAATATGTCCAGGAATCATTTCTATGGTTCTATTCCAAAAAGCATTGGTGAGTTGAAAGTTGCAGACGTTCTTGATCTTAGTGAGAATAGGCTAAATGGAAGTATTCCTTCTGAAATTGGAGGAGCAATTTCACTCAAGGAATTGAGGCTGCAGAAGAACTTTCTGAGTGGAAAAATTCCTGCCCAGATTGAGAAATGTTCATCTCTGCAATCTTTGTAAGTTCTGTTGCCCTGTTTTACTAACTTAAATATACATGTTTCGGTAACTCTCTTAAGCATGGTAATTGGGAAATGTTCAAAATATTAGTTCCGAACATATGCCAAATGCCATTTCATATGGAGCCGAATTATTGAGTATGTTAGCATAAACAGTTAGTACTGGATTAAAAAAAGGGGCATTTTGGCTTCTGTTAATGAAGGTTTTTAAGTGTACATCAGTAGGCTCTTACTTTAGCATTCAAAACCTCAGCCTAAACTTTAACGAATGAGCATGTTGATCTTCCCACCGCCATTTTCTTGATTTAAACTGTGGTTTGGAATCAAAACTAAtggtatttttctcttttcttgcaATATAGAAAGGAGTTtctgtttttatcatttttgttcCCCTACATTTTGTTTGCTAAGGAATCCACATTGTTCtaaaaaatttctctttatttgtTCAACATACAGGATTCTGTCTCAGAACAACTTCAGTGGCTCTGTTCCTGTGGCCATTGCAAACCTTACCAATCTTCAATATGTCGACTTTTCTCTAAATGTTCTCTCTGGAAGCTTACCAAAAGAGCTGACAAATCTTTCCCATCTCCTATACTTTAATGTCTCTCACAACCATCTTAAAGGTGAGCTGCCAGTAGGAGGTTTCTTTAACACTATTTCTCCATCATCTGTCTCAGGCAACCCATCCCTATGTGGCTCTGTTGTTAACCGTACCTGTCCTGCTGTCCATCCCAAACCCATTGTCCTGAATCCAAATTCTTCTGACTCTGGTGGTTATTCCTCTAGAAATCGTGGTCACAAGAAGATTATACTAAGCATATCAGCTCTCATTGCCATTGGTGCAGCTGCTTTCATTGTCCTCGGTGTTGTAGCTGTCACTCTCCTCAATATCCGTGTGCGGTCTTCTATGTCTCGTTCTGCTGCCCCTCTTGCATTGTCTGGTGGAGAAGATTTCAGTTGTTCTCCCACTAATGATCCAAATTATGGCAAGCTTGTTATGTTTTCTGGTGATGCTGACTTTGATGCTGGTGCTCAGGCACTGCTCAACAAGGACTCAGAACTAGGTCGTGGTGGATTTGGAGTTGTTTACCGAACACTCCTTCGAGATGGACGTGCAGTTGCAATAAAAAAGCTAACAGTCTCAAGTTTGATAAAGTCCCAAGAAGATTTTGAGAGGGAAGTGAAAAACCTTGGAAAGATCAGGCACCATAATCTTGTAGCATTGGAAGGATACTACTGGACTCCATCCTTGCAGCTCCTTATTTATGAATTCATACCCAGTGGAAGTTTGTATAGGCGTCTGCATGATGCACCTGGTGGAAAATGCCTCTCTTGGAGACAGAGATTCAACATAATTCTTGGGATGGCAAAAGGTTTGTCCCATTTACACCAAATGAATATAATCCACTACAATCTAAAATCAACAAATGTTCTGATAGATAGCTCCTGTGAGCCAAAGGTAGGCGACTTTGGCTTGGCAAGGCTGTTGCCAATGTTAGACCGTTGCATCTTAAGCAGCAAAATCCAAAGTGCACTCGGATACATGGCTCCTGAGTTTGCATGTCAAACGGTGAAGATAACTGAGAAATGTGATGTGTATGGATTTGGTGTCTTGGTTTTGGAAGTGGTGACCGGAAAGAGGCCGGTGGAATATATGGAGGATGATGTGGTAGTACTCTGTGACATGGTAAGGGGAGCACTGGAAGAAGGCAGGGTGGAGGAATGTGTTGATGAGAAACTTGTGCGTAATTTTCCAGCAGATGAGGCAATTCCAGTCGTCAAACTGGGTTTAATATGTGCTTCTCAAGTTCCGTCCAACCGGCCAGACATGAGTGAAGTGGTCAATATTTTGGAACTGATCCAATGCCCTTCAGAAGGTCAAGATGAATTAGAATGAAACTTACAgaaatcaagaaaagaaaaaaaaaaaaaaaaaaaatcaacagatATATGCTCATACCTTGGTGAAGATTAATCCGGTTTGTTTggtcaagaaaaaaagaaaatactagATTGTTGGAGGTCTATttcatatcaattttattttattttatttttgtatttttccccttcttttattgatatttatatcAGTTGTATTGCACCGGATTTCTCTTCACCGGCTTGAAATGGGACAATTTCAATACTGTTTTTAGGACATTTGCCTCTGGATACCAATTGGCTGCATCTCTTCCATTCTTTTTATTGACTTGTCGTGCCATGCTTTTTCTTTGTTGAAtagtttcaactttttttttttttttttttttttttggtgtgtgtggATAAGATGAATAGTTTCTTCCATACGAAACTATATTTGATGCTAGTGAAATCCCATCTAGCCTTTCGCCGCTGGAAGTGAAATATAGTTGCCAAACAGAAGGAAAAAGACAAGTATTAAAATCTAAGTACTGCTACATttcatattattcaaaaaagacAATCTATTCTCAGATTAGTGCTCCAAAAAGATTGAAAAGCAGAATGTAAAATCGGTAAACAATATCCAAGGTGGTTTTCTTCCCCCACCAACATCTACCTTCCATGTCACCCACCAAAAACGAAAAAAGTCAttaaaatcaaaccaaatttttaatttccaaaaatgaaatagaaaccaataaaataataaaactctaCAGCTTAAGGAACAGCATGTCATGCTCTAGAAAGGAGAAACAACAACACCCTTTTGCTTTATTAATACTCACAAAGCTAGTTTTGGAGGtatcttttgcttttttgcAAGAATTCCTTCAAGCCCTAGAAAAAcatgattaataatttaatgactttagcatttttttttaaaaaaatattcaatcatgTCCATTTCTGCGTACTCCACTCGCTCTAATCAAACATACTCCAATGCACTCCTTCAAAGCAAAAAAACCGAAGTGTCGAGtatgatgatttaaaaatgtGCTGTTTGTTCAAGTATGGATAATAATTAATCCTTAG comes from Ziziphus jujuba cultivar Dongzao chromosome 6, ASM3175591v1 and encodes:
- the LOC107431084 gene encoding probable LRR receptor-like serine/threonine-protein kinase IRK, with protein sequence MPLKLFLFLLLVPTLIHSLDPVLNEDVLGLIVFKAGLQDPEGKLSSWNEDDNNPCDWCGVKCNPRTNRVTELALDSFSLSGHIDKGLLKLQFLQILSLSRNNLTGTINPDIAHIGSLTIVDLSENSLSGPIPDEFFQQCGSLRRVSFAGNNITGQIPESLSSCFSLTAVNFSSNQLSGKLPSGIWYLRGLRLLDLSDNLLDGEIPQGIENLYDLRIISLRKNRFSGSLPENIGSCLHLKSVDFSENFLSGTLPESMQSLSSCSSLSLGGNSFAGEAPYWIGDLRNLEELDLSANNFSGQIPNSIGNLQLLQKLNLSINGFGGKLPESMTNCINLLALDVSHNLLVGAIPSWIFKQDLRSASLFENKLTEGEDPWLTSTGTDSHGGLQFLDLSANGFSGELPSDIGVLSSLQVLNMSRNHFYGSIPKSIGELKVADVLDLSENRLNGSIPSEIGGAISLKELRLQKNFLSGKIPAQIEKCSSLQSLILSQNNFSGSVPVAIANLTNLQYVDFSLNVLSGSLPKELTNLSHLLYFNVSHNHLKGELPVGGFFNTISPSSVSGNPSLCGSVVNRTCPAVHPKPIVLNPNSSDSGGYSSRNRGHKKIILSISALIAIGAAAFIVLGVVAVTLLNIRVRSSMSRSAAPLALSGGEDFSCSPTNDPNYGKLVMFSGDADFDAGAQALLNKDSELGRGGFGVVYRTLLRDGRAVAIKKLTVSSLIKSQEDFEREVKNLGKIRHHNLVALEGYYWTPSLQLLIYEFIPSGSLYRRLHDAPGGKCLSWRQRFNIILGMAKGLSHLHQMNIIHYNLKSTNVLIDSSCEPKVGDFGLARLLPMLDRCILSSKIQSALGYMAPEFACQTVKITEKCDVYGFGVLVLEVVTGKRPVEYMEDDVVVLCDMVRGALEEGRVEECVDEKLVRNFPADEAIPVVKLGLICASQVPSNRPDMSEVVNILELIQCPSEGQDELE